A stretch of Toxoplasma gondii ME49 chromosome V, whole genome shotgun sequence DNA encodes these proteins:
- a CDS encoding ATPase, AAA family protein (encoded by transcript TGME49_283900) — translation MVYGLTSLGHSAIRDFLSLLAGSSSAETACASLAPDKRQRNPNSRDRNARKNPSCQVWQPPRVHTGTEQIRVASVTVSGEAKQKTEKRSRAKRSERGAIQGNAEEIRLNGELNLFLRREGHARMRCPRRVHAPSPRKKKPSSSSLQDRFRRKRIGEKSVACDKTIECLLRRFPSSLLHDGTEASGQGGDDSKVQRVRTRNLLTFYIRLFDKAEAFFLSLFFGLRSILILCPLDKLHPASRTLPFSSLSFSFSFLTMPPPTRRRAQISSEAAESPLPARGSRRLAEKLASSSPRSSSSFAPPVSVSESSPLRRSPRKKRATEGTPRRPGAGGRTSLRGDLLSEDDASSSFSEDSSEEETSSDSADDLSSDSESDGTRAQKRRRGGAANATSASRRSKQTSSSSSSSSSQKRGKQAQPASLQDEDDGWLECEREPEELVCEAPILGGEKTRKFFRKIVITERHKTDKVVDGRKTEIKVLQYVEVAVADRDREAGRDGRDEQAEFRNRTAQVMAIFQDSPVREKKKNGRGRGRQDAEKLMVELRWLYDREDIENHCWWMNVTVSDADLPQESWELADSDKCEILPADLIDEAVVAHYDRDSFSAFFEAEEEKEKKAEERKREKKEDPKSDRREKRERRGGEEKQEAVSAETEEEEAVESVILVTHFFCTKTSAILPLSTMDPDSFFQKLLRCSCFYLRFYDASHQGGSRSEAPRASLTSAGEQEQSGKEDTPHHQLVQRAVRRLQLDNIPDTLPCRTKECLQVRQFIRSSVLQSGNGEVLYVSGLPGTGKTATVQTVVRGLQDEVEQGILPPFDVVDVNAMRLPHPDFLFSVLHRRFFGTKAKSTQQAFAALDRYFTSSRVRGEKARGRGRDGEASSGEDREDGEEENYFTYCDSKGRRRGASSQGDWANRIVRRGRDRRPCLLIVDEVDCLLTQKQRVLYTLFDWPTQRTARLIVVGIANTIDLPDRFLSSRCASRVGFGRLTFNPYTREQIEEILLARLQECKYLFNEAAIKVCARKVANFFGDLRRALQVLRRALEMRQAEGVICPADIAKAANDLFDSPIKDAITALPWGLKLLLFSLLQAQRVDGGGVSLLQLRDRFQGILMSWQSGACKTDAEGKGAGEEAEGDGPLRASLASTQSVTYDELKTMVDVLVQLNVVRLGFYLPRVEAPSGSAADCLPEETALPSLQRSSRPGEGGRSQTTSPQKRRNASAAYASLGLSQGFGPLRVDPVVDELGGDMQVAIAVPLEDVSSAFMADPDFRSLL, via the exons ATGGTTTACGGTTTAACTTCTCTGGGACAT TCTGCGATTCGAgactttctctccctcctcgccgGCTCTTCATCTGCAGAGACCGCCTGTGCCTCGTTGGCGCCAGacaaaaggcagagaaatcCGAACTCCCGCGACAGAAATGCGCGAAAGAACCCAAGCTGCCAGGTGTGGCAGCCGCCCCGGGTGCACACAGGCACCGAACAGATCCGCGTCGCGAGCGTCACCGTCAGCGGCGAAGCAAAGCAGAAAACTGAGAAGCGAAGTCgagcaaagagaagcgagagaggagcaattcaaggaaacgcagaggagatTCGTCTAAACGGGGAACTAAACCTGTTTctgcggcgagaaggacatGCTCGGATGCGGTGTCCACgccgcgtgcatgcaccctccccgagaaaaaaaaaaccctcctcttcctcgttgcAAGACAGATTCCGGAGAAAACGAatcggagagaagagcgtcgCTTGTGACAAGACCATTGAATGCTTgcttcgtcgctttccttcttctctgctgcatgaTGGCACAGAAGCGAGTGGACAAGGCGGAGATGATTCCAAGGTCCAACGCGTGAGGACTCGTAACCTCCTCACCTTTTACATCCGCCTTTTCGACAAAGCAGaggccttctttctctcactcttcttcggcctccGCTCTATCCTCATTTTGTGTCCTCTTGACAAGCTTCATCCAGCCTCTCGCactctccccttttcttctttatctttttctttttcttttctcaccATGCCGCCCCCGACGCGTCGTCGAGCGCAGATCTCTTCGGAGGCCGCAgagtctcctctgcctgccCGCGGGTCGAGGCGCCTCGCTGAGAagctcgcgtcttcttctccccgttcttcttcttcttttgcgcctcctgtgtctgtgtctgagAGCTCTCCGTTGCGTCGGAGTCCCCGGAAGAAGCGCGCCACCGAAGGCACTCCGCGGCGGCCTGGAGCTGGCGGGAGGACGTCTTTGCGAGGCGATTTGCTAAGCGAAGATgatgcgtcttcttctttctccgagGACAGCTCTGAAGAGGAGACCAGCAGCGACAGCGCGGATGACCTTTCGTCAGAttcagagagcgacggcACACGAGCCCAGAAGCGCAGACGTGGAGGAGCCGCCAACGCGACGTCTGCCTCGCGCAGAAGCAAACagacgtcttcttcttcctcttcgtcttcttcgcagaagcgagggaagcagGCGCAGCCGGCTTCTCtgcaagacgaagacgacgggtGGCTGGAATGCGAACGAGAGCCAGAGGAACTCGTCTGCGAAGCGCCGATTCtcggcggagagaagactcgGAAATTCTTCAGGAAGATCGTCATCACAGAAAGGCACAAAACCGACAAAGTGGTGGAcgggaggaaaacagagatcAAGGTTCTGCAGTACGTCGAAGTCGCCGTCGCGgacagagaccgagaggCAGGACgcgacgggagagacgaacaggCAGAGTTCCGAAACAGAACAG CGCAAGTGATGGCGATCTTCCAG GATTCGCCAgtgcgcgagaagaagaagaacggcagaggccgaggcagacaagacgcagagaagctcATGGTGGAGCTGCGGTGGCTGTACGACCGCGAAGACATCGAAAACCACTGCTGGTGGATGAACGTCACCGTCAGCGACGCAGACCTGCCGCAGGAGAGCTGGGAGCTCGCAGATTCCGACAAA TGTGAAATTCTCCCCGCGGATTTGATTGACGAAGCAGTAGTGGCGCACTACGACCGGGACTCCTTCAGCGCCTTCTTtgaggccgaagaagagaaggagaagaaggcggaagaacgaaaacgcgagaagaaggaggacccaaagagcgacagaagagagaagcgagagaggcgaggcgggGAGGAAAAGCAGGAGGCTGTGTCTGCGGAGaccgaggaggaagaagctgtcGAATCTGTCATTCTTGTTACCCACTTCTTCTGCACAAAGACAAGCGCCATTCTGCCTCTTTCGACGATGGATCCAGACTCCTTCTTCCAG AAACTGCTTCGGTGTAGCTGCTTCTATCTGCGATTCTACGACGCCTCTCACCAAGGCGGCAGCAGGAGCGAGGCCCCCCGCGCTTCACTCACTTCTGCTGGAGAGCAAGAGCAGAGCGGCAAAGAAGACACTCCGCATC ATCAACTGGTCCAGCGCGCTGTTCGCCGCCTGCAGCTCGACAACATTCCTGACACTCTTCCTTGCAG AACGAAGGAATGCCTGCAGGTGCGTCAGTTCATTCGGAGCAGCGTCCTCCAGTCTGGGAACGGCGAGGTTCTCT acgtgAGCGGCTTGCCCGGCACAGGGAAGACGGCGACTGTGCAGACGGTGGTCCGTGGGCTCCAAGACGAAGTCGAGCAAGGC ATTCTGCCGCCGTTCGACGTAGTTGATGTGAACGCAATGCGGCTGCCGCATCCagactttcttttctcggtcttgcaccgtcgcttcttcgggACTAAGGCAAAGAGCACTCAGCAGGCTTTCGCTGCGCTGGACCGCTACTTtacttcttctcgcgttcgaggggagaaggcgagaggccggggccgagacggcgaagcaagcagtggagaagacagagaagacggagaagaagagaactaCTTCACCTACTGCGACAGcaagggaaggagacgcggcgcAAGCTCTCAAGGCGATTGGGCGAATCGCATTGTGcgccgaggcagagacaggagacccTG TCTGTTGATTGTCGACGAAGTGGACTGCCTTCtgacgcagaagcagcgcgTCTTGTACACTCTCTTCGACTGGccgacgcagcgaactgcgcgGCTCATCGTTGTCGGCATCGCCAATACGATCGACCTCCCGgatcgctttctctcttcgcgatGCGCGTCCAGAGTCG GTTTCGGACGTCTGACATTCAATCCGTACACCAGAGAGCAGATCGAAGAAATTCTCCTCGCCCGGCTCCAAGAATGCAAATACCTTTTCAACGA AGCGGCCATCAAAGTCTGCGCCAGAAAAGTTGCGAACTTTTTTGGAGACCTGCGCAGGGCGCTGCAGGTGCTGCGACGCGCTCTGGAAATGCGACAGGCTGAAGGCGTCATTTGC CCGGCTGACATTGCCAAGGCAGCCAACGACCTCTTCGACTCG cCAATCAAGGACGCCATCACCGCACTGCCATGGGGCTTGAA ACTCTTGCTGTTTTCGCTCCTTCAAGCCCAGCGCGTGGACGGCggcggcgtctctcttctccagctccgCGACCGCTTCCAGGGCATCTTGATGTCCTGGCAGTCGGGTGCTTGCAAGACAGATGCCGAGGGCAAAGGCGCcggcgaagaggcagaaggcgacggtcctctccgcgcgtctctcgcctcgacCCAGAGCGTGACCTACGACGAACTCAAGACCATGGTCGACGTA CTTGTCCAGCTGAACGTCGTCCGCCTCGGCTTCTACCTGCCGCGTGTGGAGGCGCCTTCCGGCTCTGCGGCGGACTGTCTtccggaagagacagcgctTCCGAGTCTGCAGAGGAGCTCGCGACCTGGCGAAGGAGGTCGGTCGCAGACTACCTctccacagaagagaagaaacgcatcgGCTGCCTATGCTTCGCTCGGCCTCTCTCAAGGATTTGGCCCTCTGCGCGTCGACCCAGTCGTCGACGAACTCGGCGGAGATATGCAAGTCGCCATTGCAGTCCCC ctcgAGGACGTCAGCAGCGCGTTTATGGCAGACCCCgattttcgttctctcctctga
- the JMJD6b gene encoding histone lysine demethylase JMJD6b (encoded by transcript TGME49_283890~Gene product name based on ToxoDB Community Expert Annotation.), with protein sequence MEVDERQQTRVAFDPGRKKNLKKKKPRLLLTKHPFGLLPSGNALFVSSGGSTVVDRSASLGSFAALDDAAFLAFLSTLAEFVPLSALLSLSCASKFLLAALLDEELWQSLVLSQQQRRVGREESGARGLGAREHGEQGTRKNGETLLGTADPLLLSHSASPSAPSPPSLSSSFSACSEEAETPTKDETSESTDFTWRGSWKKTYLFAERERLTRQRTARAPSSSSSSACSTQEERSADTCLDTAGDSVDRQSLPVLRGVCSDTFYQRWLCATVDISSLFFRHYDNLERVSASALSVDAFVELYEKPNKPVVITDLVPKWAAFGKWNGEYFRRHFGSVRFNAGAASNIQLKTFYQYADSNFDEAPLFIFDPRFAESTREALSSSSALSSPSSSSPVNVPPASREIGEQGDCRRETTGAQASAEERRHHELGDRVCSLAEDYEVPPYFSDSRDLFACLGERRPNFRWLLVGNCRSGSKWHVDPNQTSAWNAVVRGAKRWILLPPTVCPPGVFPSHDGGEVTQPTALVEWLMNYYFDALHAPGYPYTGGIAPLEGSVREGELIFVPQGWWHCVLNEEDDTIAVTQNFVSPVILQNVRSFLHYKKDQISGLCAQGRHETFASEFDAAVGASYPELLPLVSSPPPPCPSSSPSSPSPVSRTALRRSRPKETCGEEQKGVERGGGQRGEPQDTSEQTDGEGREGTKRNQEPQDSGSFWERLKKRRRPVVLRRHADGETPTSQAVA encoded by the exons ATGGAAGTCGACGAAAGACAACAGACGCGGGTCGCTTTTGAtccaggaagaaaaaagaacctgaaaaagaagaagcctcGACTCCTCTTGACAAAGCATCCTTTCGGC TTGCTGCCTTCAGGTAACgcgctctttgtctcttctggcGGCTCGACGGTGGTGGATCGCTCGGCGTCGCTCGGGAGTTTCGCGGCTCTGGACGACGCAgcgttcctcgctttcctctcgacTCTCGCCGAATTCGTTccgctctctgctcttctctcgctctcctgcgcctccaagttccttctcgctgctctcctcgACGAAGAGCTGTGGcagtctctcgttctctcgcaACAGCAACGGCGAGTGGGCCGGGAAGAGAGTGGAGCGAGAGGTCTCGGAGCGAGAGAACACGGTGAACAagggacgaggaagaatGGAGAGACTCTCCTAGGGACAGCGgatcctcttctcctctctcactctgcttctccttctgctccctctcctccttctctctcttcttctttctcggcttgttcggaggaagccgagacgcCGACAAAGGACGAGACGTCTGAGTCGACTGACTTCACCTGGCGCGGCAGTTGGAAGAAAACCTACCTGTTcgcagaacgagagagactcaCGCGCCAAAGGACAGCCCGcgcgccttcgtcctcttcttcttcggcttgcTCAACGCAGGAAGAGCGCTCGGCAGACACCTGCCTAGACACCGCAGGCGATTCTGTCGACAGGCAGTCTCTCCCGGTTCTCCGCGGAGTCTGTTCTGATACTTTTTACCAACGATGGCTTTGCGCGACTGTCGATATTAGCAGCTT GTTCTTCCGCCACTACGACAACCTCGAGAGAGTCTCTGCCTCGGCATTGAGCGTCGACGCGTTCGTTGAGCTCTATGAAAAACCGAACAAGCCGGTCGTCATCACAG ATCTGGTGCCCAAGTGGGCCGCCTTCGGGAAGTGGAATGGAGAGTACTTTCGCCGCCATTTTGGCAGCGTGCGTTTCAACGCCGGGGCTG CCTCCAACATACAGCTCAAGACCTTCTACCAGTACGCGGACTCCAACTTTGACGAAGCGCCTCTCTTCATCTTTGATCCGCGCTTTGCTGAATCGACTCGAGAggctctctcgtcttcatcAGCGTTGTcgtcaccttcttcttcttctcctgtgaACGTTCCTCCGGCTTCGCGGGAGATAGGGGAACAAGGCGACTGTCGGCGAGAGACGACGGGAGCACAAGCGTCGGCGGAAGAAAGGCGTCATCACGAACTCGGTGACAGAGTGTGCTCGCTGGCCGAGGACTACGAAGTCCCTCCGTACTTTTCAGACTCTCGCGACCTCTTTGCGTGTCTTGGAGAACGCAGACCCAATTTCAG GTGGTTGCTCGTGGGGAACTGCCGCTCCGGATCGAAATGGCATGTTGATCCGAACCAGACGAGTGCCTGGAACGCCGTGGTGAGAGGCGCCAAACGGTGGATTCTTTTGCCTCCGACTGTCTGTCCGCCTGGCGTCTTTCCCTCGCACGACGGCGGCGAAGTGACGCAGCCCACCGCCCTCGTCGAGTGGCTCATGAACTACTATTTCGacgcactgcatgcgccaggaTACCCGTACACCG GAGGCATTGCCCCCCTCGAGGGCTCTGTTCGCGAGGGAGAGCTCATTTTCGTTCCTCAAGGATGGTGGCACTGCGTGCTCAATGAGGAAGATGACACGATTGCCGTCACCCAGAACTTCGTCTCGCCTGTTATCCTCCAAAATGTTCGATCTTTTCTCCACTACAAAAAAGACCAAATCTCCG GCCTCTGTGCTCAGGGAAGACACGAGACGTTCGCGAGTGAGTTCGACGCCGCGGTCGGAGCTTCTTACCCGGAGCTGctgcctctcgtctcttcgcctccccctccatgtccctcttcttctccttcctctccttcgcctgtgAGTCGGACGGCGCTGAGGAGAAGTCGTCCAAAGGAGACTTGcggagaggagcagaaaggCGTCGAGAGGGGAGGGGGGCAACGCGGAGAGCCACAGGACACAAGCGAACAGACAGAcggcgaaggcagagaaggaacaaagAGGAACCAAGAGCCACAGGACTCAGGAAGCTTCTGGGAgaggctgaagaagagacggagaccgGTGGTTCTACGTCGACATGCCGACGGGGAGACACCGACAAGCCAGGCAGTGGCCTAG
- a CDS encoding hypothetical protein (encoded by transcript TGME49_283882~Signal peptide predicted by SignalP 2.0 HMM (probability 0.998) with cleavage site probability 0.351 at residue 21) — MRRSRSWRCVALFLLVSRSRTLSSLLDASFFVATMPAPVDFNDSHAPHVGRPSYSDSRISVERTLPTPKSGSSKGMPSQMPCQNGETKEKRGDQQGVMSGHHPVNADPATPANSREKPCRCSCCENRSHDAPRVRFTMPKKSNFTEKETEKSGLHVSLRRLPDSEKGQVEGVSPVHHSRPASQDGNEAALRTAETHAPQQNPDRESRVFTSEHVKEVEQAVLFVPITKLVPFFVTPAQRWSADHLAAMMMGGGSLFAFRGFEPLY; from the coding sequence ATGAGACGCTCTCGTTCTTGGCGTTGCGTTGCACTGTTTCTGCTGGTCAGCAGAAGCCGTACTTTATCTTCGCTGCTCGacgcgtctttcttcgtcgctaCTATGCCAGCACCTGTCGATTTCAACGATTCACATGCTCCTCACGTAGGTCGTCCATCTTACAGCGACAGCCGCATTTCGGTAGAAAGGACTTTACCGACCCCCAAGTCTGGCAGCAGCAAAGGCATGCCTTCCCAGATGCCGTGCCAGAATGgtgaaacaaaggaaaagcGGGGAGATCAGCAGGGCGTTATGTCAGGACACCATCCGGTAAACGCAGACCCCGCCACACCCGCGAACTCACGAGAAAAACCTTGCCGATGTTCCTGCTGCGAGAATAGGTCCCACGACGCGCCTCGTGTCCGTTTTACGATGCCGAAGAAGTCCAACTTCACCGAAAAAGAAACTGAAAAGTCCGGGTTGcacgtctctctgcgtcgactgccagacagcgagaaaggcCAAGTAGAAGGCGTTTCTCCTGTGCATCACTCTCGACCCGCGAGTCAGGACGGCAACGAGGCAGCGTTGCGAACCGCAGAAACTCACGCACCGCAGCAAAATCCGGATCGAGAAAGTCGGGTGTTTACTTCTGAGCACGTAAAGGAAGTCGAACAGGCAGTGCTCTTCGTCCCTATCACAAAACTGGTGCCGTTTTTCGTGACTCCTGCACAGCGGTGGAGTGCTGATCACTTGGCCGCCATGATGATGGGTGGGGGTTCTCTATTCGCGTTCAGGGGCTTCGAACCTCTTTACTGA
- a CDS encoding RNA recognition motif-containing protein (encoded by transcript TGME49_283878): MRDSKSRKRPPSSLARREATQRDRGRDKSVRGSAPRGRGGRSLDSTRHRFSGSSQTRARGGMRGRTAHAVRHSSRGGTPQRPVSASSAPSKDGQGSGLARGGRGARGGRHFGRGRGRGGLRRQASGEDASASRQEREGQVEGVLAAETGAAGDAEDGEYEKGSILALLGGQGSEQKLREETPPSRKKACGATGEERGEADGLGKLFNGGDDAEKTKHSKKRKRDPRCLVSVEDVAESGEEGRSKKKEQGTEGSSLSCIFSSRGNVKATDSGAGLSRLSALFSASALADADEGIENKDGSAKRVSAASFPPGSSSLSCEVADSAASKTKKKRGTTLQSAIKKARAVAALHREAMAKKAEARPQETRKTKKKDQGTREEREEASASEREEDGEEREETSEGEAQAAEAEAGWRETEKEKDCRTVFVGNLPLSGWKPPALYRHLGIGRKDVESIRLRSIPVHPKFNKCRLGGLVKGQFTDLKDFQNAYIVLKDRRLFRSILQHDGTSFQGRRLRVDEAGERGRNVFSRFDRKKTVFVGNLPSRCSEEDLRRALESNGTVKAVRIIRDKVTTESKGFGFVCFEDRVSAARAVLASNGVVSLQGKTLRVTRALDEATSKMEDANRRHEKEKKRARRGGVGRGLSPAVRRMIQKKQRKIAKRYENRGYTKRS; encoded by the exons ATGCGCGACTCCAAATCCCGCAAGCGCCCGCCGTCTTCGCTGGcacgcagagaggcgacgcagagggaCCGAGGCCGCGACAAGTCTGTGAGAGGCTCCGCTCCCCGTGGACGCGGCGGTCGGTCTCTGGACTCGACAAGGCACCGCTTCTCCGGTTCTTCCCAGACTCGCGCCCGAGGCGGCATGCGGGGACGgactgcgcatgcagttcggCACAGTAGCAGAGGCGGAACCCCTCAGAGAcctgtgtctgcgtcttcagcTCCCAGCAAAGACGGCCAAGGCTCTGGCCTCGCGCGAGGAGGCCGAGGCGCGCGAGGTGGAAGGCACTttggaagaggcagaggccgTGGCGGGCTTCGTCGACAAGCGTcgggagaagacgcctcTGCGAGCAGACAGGAGCGAGAGGGACAAGTTGAAGGAGTCCTCGCTGCAGAAACGGGAGCGGCTGGGGATGCTGAGGATGGCGAGTACGAGAAAGGGAGCATTTTGGCGCTTCTTGGGGGCCAGGGAAGCGAGCagaagctgagagaagagactccTCCGAGCCGCAAGAAGGCCTGCGGAGCGACGGGTGAAGAACGTGGAGAGGCTGACGGACTTGGCAAGCTTTTTAATGGAGGCGACGatgcagaaaagacgaaacactcgaagaagagaaaacgagacccGCGTTGTCTAGTCTCCGTAGAGGACGTTGCCGAGAGCGGGGAGGAGGgaaggagcaagaagaaagagcagggGACAGAaggttcttctctcagctGCATTTTCTCTTCCCGAGGCAACGTCAAAGCGACGGACTCCGGCGCTGGTCTCAGTCGCTTGTcggctcttttctctgcgtctgctcttGCGGATGCAGACGAGGGCATCGAGAACAAAGATGGTTCTGCGAAGCGTGTCTCCGCGgcgtcgtttcctcctgGCTCGTCCTCTCTCAGTTGTGAAGTCGCAGACTCCGCCGCGTCGAAAAccaagaaaaagcgag GCACCACGCTGCAGAGTGCAATCAAGAAGGCCAGAGCGGTCGCGGCGCTCCACAGAGAGGCGATGGCGAAGAAGGCTGAGGCGAGGCCCCAGGAAACGcgcaagacgaagaagaaggaccagGGGACTcgggaagagcgagaagaagcctcgGCGTCGGaacgggaagaagacggagaggaaagagaagaaacgtcgGAGGGCGAGGCACAGGCTGCCGAGGCTGAAGCtgggtggagagagaccgaaaaagaaaaagactgTCGCACGGTTTTTGTCGGAAATCTGCCGCTCTCGGGGTGGAAGCCGCCTgcgctgtacagacacctgggAATCGGGAGAAAGGACGTGGAATCG attCGTCTTCGGTCCATTCCTGTCCACCCCAAGTTCAACAAGTGCCGCCTCGGAGGCCTTGTCAAAGGCCAGTTCACA GATCTAAAAGATTTCCAGAACGCGTACATCGTGCTGAAAGACAGGAGACTCTTTCGCTCGATTCTGCAGCACGAC GGAACGAGCTTCCAAGGTCGGCGTCTGCGCGTCGACGAAGCGGGAGAACGCGGACGCAATGTTTTCAGCCGTTTCGACCGAAAGAAAACAGTTTTCGTCGGAAAtctgccttctcgctgttccGAGGAAGACCTGCGGCGAGCTCTCGAAAGCAATGGAACGGTCAAGG CTGTGAGAATTATTCGAGATAAAGTGACCACCGAGTCGAAGGGATTCGGATTCGTCTGCTTTGAAGACCGCGTCTCCGCTGCTCGCGCTGTCCTCGCCAGCAAcggcgttgtctctctccag ggCAAGACGCTTCGAGTGACGCGTGCGTTGGACGAGGCGACTTCAAAAATGGAGGACGCCAACCGCCGCCACGAAAAAGAGA aaaaacgcgctcggcgaggaggcgtcggtcgcggtctctctcccgcaGTGCGGAGAATGATCCAAAAGAAA cAACGGAAGATTGCCAAGCGCTATGAGAATCGCGGATacacgaagagaagctga
- a CDS encoding hypothetical protein (encoded by transcript TGME49_283870): MEFSIYLSAFCGVYTRPNSHTMGTENESGKIGLVRQRNKQVANATREATPEPEGGVDKEATAVSSVVLVVRGVNTDSCTTPGIQPVWSNLDVIGIENQQV, encoded by the exons ATGGAGTTTTCAATTTATCTCTCGGCTTTCTGTGGCGTCTATACT CGTCCAAACTCCCATACGATGGgtacagagaacgagagcggCAAGATCGGCCTAGTTCGTCAAAGAAACAAGCAAGTCGCGAACGCGACACGAGAGGCAACGCCAGAACCTGAGGGTGGTGTCGACAAAGAGGCGACTGCAGTATCGTCAGTTGTTCTTGTTGTGAGGGGTGTTAACACAGATTCGTGTACTACGCCTGGAATACAACCAGTGTGGAGCAACCTTGATGTCATCGGAATAGAAAACCAACAAGTTTAA